In Allorhizobium pseudoryzae, the genomic window CGCCCTGCGTCAGCAGGCTTTCGACGCGGGCATCGATCAGCCCCTCGCGGAACTGGTTGAGGTAGAGAATGCCGGCGACGAGCACCACGGTTGCCGCGATGTTGAAGAAGAGAATACGGCGCGTCAGGCTGGAAAAGACGGCATTGCCGAAGATGCGGCGCACCAGCGTGAAGGGATGTGACCATACCCTTCCCGATGCACGGGAGGTTTTCAAATCCTCCCCGCCCGAATTTCCGGAATGAATCGTCTGATCGGCCAAGCCTTTCCCTTTCACGGCGACCGCCGGCCGTCACGGCGGTTCATGCGCAGTGAAGCAGCGTTGCGGACTCGTTGAGATGCAAATCAGGCTGCTTCGCGGAAGCGATAGCCTACGCCGTAGAGCGTCTCGATCATATCAAAATCGGTGTCAACCATTTTGAACTTCTTGCGAAGCCGCTTGATGTGGCTGTCGATCGTCCGGTCATCGACATAGACCTGCTCGTCATAGGCGGCATCCATCAGCGCATCGCGGCTTTTGACCACCCCGGGGCGCTGGGCGAGCGAATGCAGGATGAGGAATTCCGTCACCGTCAGCGTCACCGGTTCGCCCTTCCAGGTGCAGGTATGGCGCTCCTGATCCATCACCAGCTGGCCGCGTTCCAGCGTGCGGGCCTGCTGGTCGGCAGCCGCCTTGCTGCCGGGAACCGGTGCCACGTCGCTCTTGGCCGAACGGCGCAGGATCGCCTTCACGCGCTCCACCAGCAAACGCTGCGAAAACGGCTTGGTGATGAAATCGTCGGCGCCCATCTTCAGGCCGAACAACTCATCGATCTCTTCATCCTTGGAGGTGAGGAAGATCACCGGCAGGTCCGACTTCTGGCGCAGGCGACGCAGAAGTTCCATGCCGTCCATGCGCGGCATCTTGATGTCGAAGATGGCGAGTTGCGGCGGCCGTGCCAGAAGCCCGTCCAGCGCAGACGCACCATCCGTGTAGGTCTCGACCCGGTAGCCTTCCGCCTCCAGTGCAATCGACACCGAGGTGAGAATGTTGCGATCGTCGTCTACCAACGCGATAGTCTGCATACTGTCTGTCTCCGCCATTCTGTACGCATCTCCTGGATTGTGGCCCAGCCGGACGTTGTGTCCGGGTCCGCGTGTCATGGGGATAAAGGTGGAACAAATTGTGGCAAAGATAAAGGGGTGCCTGCTCCAGGGTGGAAGCGGGCCGCTTTCGGGGAGGCCCACGACAGGAATTTTATGCCAATCAAACCGATTTAAATAAGTAGGAAAATTTTTAAATCGATTAATTGTTTGATTTTATTGACTTAATCCGATTGCCGCTCTTGCTCTTTTGCATTTGCGTCGTTAGCGTGCACCATCATCAACGTCAGCTCAAAGGAAAGCGCGACATGGAGGAGTACGGAGTTCACAATCCGTCGAACGGTTTGGCGGCCATCGGCTTGTCCGGTGCTGCACGTATCAATTACAACCTGAATGAGAGCGAACTCTACGAGGCTGCCCTCCGGAATGGTGAAGCAGAGCTGACGGTGGATGGGGCTTTGCGCGCCGTGACCGGCCAGCACACCGGTCGTTCCCCGAAAGACAAGTTCGTCGTGCGCGATGCCAGCACGGAAGCGAACATCTGGTGGGACAACAACAAGCCCATGTCGCCGGAGCACTTCGCGCTGCTCAAAGAAGACATGCTGGCCCATGCCGCTGGCAAGACGCTCTATGTGCAGGATCTCGTGGGCGGTGCCGACCGCGATTACGCGCTTCCGACCCGTGTCGTGACGGAACTCGCCTGGCACGCACTCTTCATCCGTAACCTGCTGATCCGTCCGGACCGTTCGACTCTCGGCGCCTTCCAGCAGAAGCTGACCATCATCAACCTGCCGAGCTTCCGTGCCGACCCCGCCCGCCATGGCTGCCGCACGGAAACGGTGATTGCCTGCGATCTCGCCAATGGCCTGGTGCTGATCGGCGGCACCTCCTATGCCGGCGAAAACAAGAAGTCGGTCTTCACGGTTCTGAACTACCTCCTGCCGGAAAAGGGCGTCATGCCGATGCACTGCTCGGCGAACGTCGGCCCGGAGGGCGATGCCGCCGTCTTCTTCGGCCTGTCGGGCACCGGCAAGACGACGCTGTCTGCCGATCCGAACCGCACGCTGATCGGCGACGACGAGCATGGCTGGGGCGAAAACGGCATCTTCAACTTCGAAGGTGGCTGCTACGCCAAGGCGATCCGTCTGTCGGCGGACGCCGAACCGGAAATCTATGCCGCAACCCGCCGCTTCGGCACCGTGCTTGAAAACGTGGTGATGGATGAAAACCGTGTGCCGGACTTCGACGATGCGTCGCTGACCGAAAACACCCGCAGCGCCTATCCGCTGCATTTCATTCCGAACGCCTCGGCAACCGGCCTTGCGCCGCACCCGAAGACAATCATCATGCTGACGGCCGACGCCTTCGGCGTGATGCCGCCGATCGCCAAGCTGACGCCTGAACAGGCCATGTACCACTTTCTCTCCGGTTACACCGCCAAGGTCGCCGGGACCGAAAAGGGCGTGACCGAGCCGGAAGCCACCTTCTCGACCTGCTTCGGTGCTCCCTTCATGCCGCGGCATCCGACGGAATACGGCAACCTGCTGCGTGACCTGATTGCCCATCACGGCGTCGATTGCTGGCTGGTCAACACCGGCTGGACCGGTGGCGCCTACGGCATTGGCCGCCGCATGCCGATCAAGGCCACCCGTGCACTGCTGACCGCCGCTCTGACGGGCGAGTTGAAGAAGGCTGACTTCCGCACTGATGCCAACTTCGGCTTTACAGTACCGGTCGCCGTGCCGGGCGTTGAAACGGCGATCCTTGATCCGCGCTCGACCTGGGCGGATGGCGCAGCCTACGATGCGCAGGCGACGAAGCTGGTCAACATGTTCATTTCGAACTTCACGAAGTTTGAAAACCATGTCGACAGCAAGGTGCGCGATGCAGCCCCTGGGATGCTGGCTGCTGCCGAATAACGACTCACGTGGAACATCGAGAGCCGCCGGGGTCTTTGGCCTCGGCGGTTTTCTTTTGTGCGCTTGTGGATTAGACGGAGATCATGGCCAGCGATCCTCTCGTCATCAACAGTCGAATCACCCTCGCCGGATGGGAACTGACGGAGCAATTCGTGCTGGCCGGCGGGCCGGGCGGTCAGAACGTCAACAAGGTCTCGACGGCCGTCCAGCTGTTCTTCAACCTGATGGGCTCTCCCTCGCTTCCCGACCGCATCAAGGAGAACGCCGCAAAACTGGCGGGCCGACGCCTCAGCAAGGACGGCGTGCTGATCATCGAAGCCAACCGGTTTCGCAGCCAGGAGCGTAATCGCGAGGATGCGCGCGAGCGCCTGAAGGAACTGTTGCTAGAAGCCGCCAAGCCGCCACCGCCGCCGCGCAAGAAAACCAAGCCGACCAAGGGCTCCGTCGAGCGCCGGCTGAAGGAAAAGTCGGGCCGTTCCGAGGTGAAGAAGATGCGCGGCCGCCCGGCTGGTGATTGAGGAGCGGGATCATGCTGACTCTGGCCAAGGGCATCCTCCATCATCCGCAGGCAATCAATCGGGCAGCCCAGGAGCATCTCGTCGCGGTGATCCGCGCCGTCGTGGCAGAAGCGCCGCTCTACGTGCCGGTGATGCCGGGAACCGGACGGCCGATGTCTGTGCGCATGACCAATTGCGGCACGCTCGGCTGGGTGACGGACAAGGCGAGGGGCTATCGCTATCAGGAAACCCATCCGGTGACGGAGAAGCCCTGGCCGGCCATGCCGAACGAACTTCTGGCTCTGTGGGAACGGTATGCCGCCTATGACAAGCCGCCGGAGGCTTGCCTCATCAACTTCTACGCCGATGATGCGAAGATGGGCCTGCATCAGGACCGGGACGAGCAGGACCTGCAGGCGCCGGTCCTGTCGATTTCGCTCGGCAACACCTGCCTCTTTCGTGTCGGCGGTCTGGAGAGAGGCGACAAGACCAGCTCCGTGAAGCTCTCCAGCGGCGATATCGTGGTGCTGGGCGGCGAGGGGCGTCTCGCCTTCCACGGCGTGGATCGCATCTATCCGGGCACATCGACGCTTTTGAAGCAGGGCGGGCGGATCAACCTGACGCTTCGTCGGGTCAATCGCTGACGATGCACATCCAAAGCCGGCGATCCATCGCCTACAGTTTTCGGAGCGCGACCGTTTCGATGAAGTGATTGCTGCCCTTGCGCAGGATGAGATCGGCACGCGGGCGTGTCGGCAGAATGTTCTGCTGCAGGTTCTTCAGGTTGATGTTTTGCCACAGTCCTTCGGCGATCGCCAGCGCGGCATCTTCCGTGATCGTTGCATACCGGTTGAAGAACGAGGACGGATCGCGAAAGGCCGTCTGCCTGAGCCGCATGAAGCGTTCGACATACCAGTTGTGAATCTGGCCCTCGTCCGCATCGATATAGATGGAGAAATCGAAGAAATCCGAGACCATCGGCACGATCTTGCCATCGGCGGGCAGCGTGCGGGATTGCAGCACGTTGATGCCTTCAAAGATCAGGATGTCCGGCCGGTCGATGACCGAATATTCGTCTGGCAGCACATCATAGGTCAGGTGCGAATATTTCGGCGCCTTGACGTTCGGTTTGCCGGCCTTGATGGCCGAGAGAAAGCGCAGCAGCGCGCCGATATCATAGCTCTCCGGAAAACCCTTGCGCTCCATCAGATTGTCGCGCCGCAGGATGGCGTTCGGATAGAGAAAACCATCGGTGGTGACGAGATCGACCTTGGGGCTCGACGGCCAGCGGGCCAGAAGCTCCTTCAGGATACGGGCGGTGGTGGACTTGCCGACGGCGACCGATCCCGCAATGCCGATGACGAAGGGCGTCTTCACCTGGTCCGACAGGCTGAGGAACCGGTTGCGCTGTTGGAACAGAAGCTGCGAGGCTTCCACATGGGCCGACAACAGGCGCGACAGCGAGAGATAGATGCGGCGGACTTCATCGAGATCGATCGGGTCGTCGAGAGAGCGCAGTCGCTTCACCTCGTCCGCCGTCAGCGTCAGCGGTGTATCGGCGCGAAACTTCGACCATTCCTCGGAGGTGAAGAGAAAGAACGGCGAATAATTGCCGTTCGCCAGGGGGTCGGGCGGGATATCGGAATCGATGGTCTGGCTGGCGATCGTCATGAGGGCTGTCGGCTCGCCTTTTCGGTCAGGCCCGATTGGGCCGTGCGGCGTTGAAGTTCGTTCAACACATCCTGCAACGGAATGCCCCCGATCTTCAATACGACGATCAGGTGATACAGCAGGTCAGCCGCTTCCGCCGTCAGGTTGTCGCGGTCGTTGGAAATGGCGGCAATCACGGTTTCGACCGCCTCTTCGCCCAGCTTCTTAGCTGCCTTTCCCTGGCCGGCGGCCACGAGTTTGGCTGTCCAGGATTGCGTGGGATCCGCCTTGGCGCGCTCGGCAACGATGGCTTCCAGATCGCTGAGAGAAAAACCGCTCATCATGTGTCTCCTCAGTCGAGCCGCATCGCAATGCCGTGCTCAGCCATGTAGCGCTTGGCTTCGCCGATGGAATAGGTGCCGAAGTGGAAGATCGAGGCCGCGAGAACCGCGGTCGCATGACCTTCCTTCACCCCGGCCACCAGATCGTCCAGGTTTCCCACACCGCCGGAGGCGATGACGGGAACACGCACCGCATCGGCAATCGCCCGCGTCAGTTCGATATCGTAGCCGATCTTCGTACCGTCGCGGTCCATGGAGGTCACCAGCAGTTCGCCTGCGCCCCGCTCCACCATCCGCGCGGCAAACTCCACCGCGTCGATGCCCGTCGCATTGCGCCCGCCATGGGTGTAGATCTCCCAGGCGCTGGCATTGTCCTGACCCGGCCCCTGCGTGCGCCGCCGCTTGGCATCGATCGACACCACGATGCACTGGTTGCCGAACTTGTCCGCGGCTTCCGCGACGAAATCCGGATTGTTGACCGCCGCCGAATTGATCGACACCTTGTCGGCGCCGGCGAGCAGCAGCTTGCGGATGTCGCCGACTGCGCGCACACCGCCGCCAACCGTCAGCGGCATGAAGCAATGCTCGGCCGTCTGGGCGACCACGTCGAAAATAGTGTCGCGATTGTCGGAGGAGGCGGTGATGTCGAGGAAACACAGCTCGTCGGCACCGGCCAGATCATAGGCTTTCGCCGCCTCGACCGGGTCTCCCGCATCGATCAGATCCACGAAGTTGACACCCTTGACGACACGGCCGTCCTTGACGTCCAGGCAGGGGATGACGCGGGCTTTCAGGGTCATGCACGGCCTCCCTTGGCAGCGCGAATGAGAGCAAGTGCTTCCATAGGGTCGATGCGGCCGTCATAGAGCGCGCGGCCGGAGATGGCGCCTTCGAGTTTTGCTGCATCCGGTTCCAGCATGCGGCGGATATCATCGAGCGAGGCGAGGCCGCCAGACGCGATGACGGGAATGGAGACGGCGTTCGCGAGTTCCAGCGTCGAGGACCAGTTGATGCCGGCCAGAATGCCGTCGCGGTCAATGTCGGTGTAGATCATCGCGGCCACACCGGCACCTTCGAACTTCTTCGCCAGTTCGATCACGCCGAGTTCGGAGGCTTCCGCCCAGCCCTCCACCGCCACCTTGCCGCCCTTGGCATCGATGCCGACGGCGATCTGGCCCGGGAACTTCTGGCAGGCCTCGATAACCAGCGCCGGGTTGCGCACGGCGACCGTGCCGAGAATGACGCGGGCGAGCCCGCGCGACAGCCAGGCTTCGATATGATCGAGCGTGCGGATGCCGCCGCCGAGCTGGACGGGATTGCTCGTCGCCTTCAGGATGGCATCGACGGCGAAACCATTGCGGCTTTCGCCGGCAAAGGCGCCATCCAGATCCACCACATGCAGCCATTCGAAACCCTGGTCCTGAAAGGCTCTGGCCTGGGCGGCAGGGTCCGGATTGTACACGGTCGCCTGGTCCATGTCGCCGAGCTTCAGGCGAACGCACTGGCCGTCCTTGAGGTCGATTGCGGGAAAAAGGATCATGTCAGGGCTTCCAGCGCAGGAAATTCGAAATCAGGGCAAGGCCAAGCGTCTGGCTCTTTTCCGGGTGAAACTGGGCACCGGCCGTGTTTCCATGCGCCACGAAGGCGGTGACCGCACCGCCGTATTCGGTGGTCGCCACGACATCATCCGGGTTTTCGGCGGCCAGATGATAGGAATGGACGAAATAGGCGTGCAGACCGTCCGGCCCGGTCGTAATGCCGTCGAAGAGCGCGTGTGGCCGGTTGAGCGTCAGCGTATTCCAGCCGATTTGCGGGATCTTGAGGTTGGGATCGGAGGGCGTCATTTCCACCACATCGCCCTTGATCCAGCCGAACCCCTTCGTCACGTCCTTTTCCAGTCCGCGGGAGGCCATCAGCTGCATGCCGACGCAGATGCCGAGGAAGGGGCGACC contains:
- a CDS encoding response regulator transcription factor codes for the protein MQTIALVDDDRNILTSVSIALEAEGYRVETYTDGASALDGLLARPPQLAIFDIKMPRMDGMELLRRLRQKSDLPVIFLTSKDEEIDELFGLKMGADDFITKPFSQRLLVERVKAILRRSAKSDVAPVPGSKAAADQQARTLERGQLVMDQERHTCTWKGEPVTLTVTEFLILHSLAQRPGVVKSRDALMDAAYDEQVYVDDRTIDSHIKRLRKKFKMVDTDFDMIETLYGVGYRFREAA
- a CDS encoding phosphoenolpyruvate carboxykinase, which encodes MEEYGVHNPSNGLAAIGLSGAARINYNLNESELYEAALRNGEAELTVDGALRAVTGQHTGRSPKDKFVVRDASTEANIWWDNNKPMSPEHFALLKEDMLAHAAGKTLYVQDLVGGADRDYALPTRVVTELAWHALFIRNLLIRPDRSTLGAFQQKLTIINLPSFRADPARHGCRTETVIACDLANGLVLIGGTSYAGENKKSVFTVLNYLLPEKGVMPMHCSANVGPEGDAAVFFGLSGTGKTTLSADPNRTLIGDDEHGWGENGIFNFEGGCYAKAIRLSADAEPEIYAATRRFGTVLENVVMDENRVPDFDDASLTENTRSAYPLHFIPNASATGLAPHPKTIIMLTADAFGVMPPIAKLTPEQAMYHFLSGYTAKVAGTEKGVTEPEATFSTCFGAPFMPRHPTEYGNLLRDLIAHHGVDCWLVNTGWTGGAYGIGRRMPIKATRALLTAALTGELKKADFRTDANFGFTVPVAVPGVETAILDPRSTWADGAAYDAQATKLVNMFISNFTKFENHVDSKVRDAAPGMLAAAE
- the arfB gene encoding alternative ribosome rescue aminoacyl-tRNA hydrolase ArfB codes for the protein MASDPLVINSRITLAGWELTEQFVLAGGPGGQNVNKVSTAVQLFFNLMGSPSLPDRIKENAAKLAGRRLSKDGVLIIEANRFRSQERNREDARERLKELLLEAAKPPPPPRKKTKPTKGSVERRLKEKSGRSEVKKMRGRPAGD
- a CDS encoding alpha-ketoglutarate-dependent dioxygenase AlkB family protein, with product MLTLAKGILHHPQAINRAAQEHLVAVIRAVVAEAPLYVPVMPGTGRPMSVRMTNCGTLGWVTDKARGYRYQETHPVTEKPWPAMPNELLALWERYAAYDKPPEACLINFYADDAKMGLHQDRDEQDLQAPVLSISLGNTCLFRVGGLERGDKTSSVKLSSGDIVVLGGEGRLAFHGVDRIYPGTSTLLKQGGRINLTLRRVNR
- the coaA gene encoding type I pantothenate kinase, with the translated sequence MTIASQTIDSDIPPDPLANGNYSPFFLFTSEEWSKFRADTPLTLTADEVKRLRSLDDPIDLDEVRRIYLSLSRLLSAHVEASQLLFQQRNRFLSLSDQVKTPFVIGIAGSVAVGKSTTARILKELLARWPSSPKVDLVTTDGFLYPNAILRRDNLMERKGFPESYDIGALLRFLSAIKAGKPNVKAPKYSHLTYDVLPDEYSVIDRPDILIFEGINVLQSRTLPADGKIVPMVSDFFDFSIYIDADEGQIHNWYVERFMRLRQTAFRDPSSFFNRYATITEDAALAIAEGLWQNINLKNLQQNILPTRPRADLILRKGSNHFIETVALRKL
- a CDS encoding phosphoribosyl-ATP diphosphatase; its protein translation is MSGFSLSDLEAIVAERAKADPTQSWTAKLVAAGQGKAAKKLGEEAVETVIAAISNDRDNLTAEAADLLYHLIVVLKIGGIPLQDVLNELQRRTAQSGLTEKASRQPS
- the hisF gene encoding imidazole glycerol phosphate synthase subunit HisF, whose amino-acid sequence is MTLKARVIPCLDVKDGRVVKGVNFVDLIDAGDPVEAAKAYDLAGADELCFLDITASSDNRDTIFDVVAQTAEHCFMPLTVGGGVRAVGDIRKLLLAGADKVSINSAAVNNPDFVAEAADKFGNQCIVVSIDAKRRRTQGPGQDNASAWEIYTHGGRNATGIDAVEFAARMVERGAGELLVTSMDRDGTKIGYDIELTRAIADAVRVPVIASGGVGNLDDLVAGVKEGHATAVLAASIFHFGTYSIGEAKRYMAEHGIAMRLD
- the hisA gene encoding 1-(5-phosphoribosyl)-5-[(5-phosphoribosylamino)methylideneamino]imidazole-4-carboxamide isomerase codes for the protein MILFPAIDLKDGQCVRLKLGDMDQATVYNPDPAAQARAFQDQGFEWLHVVDLDGAFAGESRNGFAVDAILKATSNPVQLGGGIRTLDHIEAWLSRGLARVILGTVAVRNPALVIEACQKFPGQIAVGIDAKGGKVAVEGWAEASELGVIELAKKFEGAGVAAMIYTDIDRDGILAGINWSSTLELANAVSIPVIASGGLASLDDIRRMLEPDAAKLEGAISGRALYDGRIDPMEALALIRAAKGGRA
- the hisH gene encoding imidazole glycerol phosphate synthase subunit HisH, whose product is MRVAIIDYGSGNLRSATKAFERAAREAALEAEIILTDDPDVVAKADRIVLPGVGAYADCRRGLSAVSGMEEALLDGVQAKGRPFLGICVGMQLMASRGLEKDVTKGFGWIKGDVVEMTPSDPNLKIPQIGWNTLTLNRPHALFDGITTGPDGLHAYFVHSYHLAAENPDDVVATTEYGGAVTAFVAHGNTAGAQFHPEKSQTLGLALISNFLRWKP